ggagtccctttacctttattcgcTTGTACTTGCAATTTTAGCCTTATAGCTATGCATTTTCACTGTGTTCAGTAGTGCAGTGTTCACTGGCGAATGGGAAGTTTATTTAGGATTACAGCCTGCGaaagagaagcagttcagctctgcCCTCCGCAGCCAGCAAGCGAGGCACcctttactgggggggggggctgggatgCAGAGGCAAAGTCTCTCTGCCTCCAAGTCTGAGACCCTCCCCACGATAAAGGGTGCATTgctgcagtggcggagcttcatgctccagcactgggggcgtggctggtgcatGTCCCGGGGGCGGGGtcatgtcctgggggtgtggcctgtggggGTGTGGTGGCCAGGGGGCAGTGGTGCCAGGGGTAGTAcgctcccccgcccccttcctccgccagtgccttgctgagtgcagagaggaggaggaagagaagctgcAGTGCACATCCATGTTGTGGGGGTGGGCACCCACAATACTGAGGGTGAGATAGCACCCCTGATACAGTAATTGGGAGTAAGCCCCTTGCTGCCTATTGCACCAAAGATTTAGGCACATCTTCTGCAGGGAGGTCATACAGCGCAGCATATCAATAAGCAAAGGGACAAGTCTGCAAAATCTTGTCCTGAATTGTGTCTAAGAAGTTTTAAATGGACATGTAGACATGAGAGGCAATGACGGAGAACCCATTTTCAAGGTAGTGCACATATTTTGCAGACTGTGTTGTGCACATGGACATTTTACTAGGAGTTTTCTGGAACCAGAGGGGGTTGTAATGAAACAGACCACTGGTGCCTTTAATCTGTTTGCAGCAGGGCTTCTGAACCGGTGCTTTGTTTTATAAGCAGTTTAAATGTACCTAATTTCTGTAGAACTAGaccatatattttttttgcaCACTTTATGCTGCAAGCAGTAGCATCCTTGATAGATGTAGCAGAGAAGACGAGTCACAGTTACACAAGTAAATATTTCTTTCGGCTTTTCACCTTATCAAAGAACTACCTTTGCGATAACAATACTTGATTAGTGCATTTGAATGTGCTTTCAGAATTTGTTAAAAGAGGTGGCATTTTCTATACAGTAGCAGAAAAAAATGCCCCCCATTAGATAAAATAGCTAGAGACTAAGAGGAGCACTAACATTTGCATTTAGCTTCCCCTTTTAATTATTCTATTTTTTTCCACTTTAATGTTTTAACCTGTTGCAATAGTTGTCATCTGGCACAGATCCCACTCCAGTTTCAAGGATAATTAGGAGTAACAGAACTAAGAATGGCCTCTGCATAGGGCCAAACTAGAATTGATCTTAACCACAATAGTAGCATCTGCTTAGGctttaaagagagaaagaatatCAATCACTGGGAGCCTATCTGGACTGGGACTGTGCTGTTGTGGGGAGGGCTTCAAATGCTTATTCAGACCATGGTCCCACTCTGAATCTGTATGTAGGTCCTTTATAGATCTAACAACGACAGCAGCTTTTAGCACACGAAGTTCAATACTAGAATTTGCACTTGAAGAAGTTGTTTAGAAACACATCCTTTCCAGGTTTGATTTGGAGAGTTTCCATTATGAGTATCATTGAGACCAGGGCAGTCTAACACATGGGCCAAGAgccacatgtggccctcaaggccttttttGGTGCCCCTCGGAAACATTTGATGCCCCCACTTGTAATCTCATTGTGAAGCAACAACATGCAGGGCTCAGAGGAatgggaggccagccaaccagaagagtctctgaggtgtacttgcctggagACAGAGTCAGAATCCGAAGccaggtccagtcctagggttGGGTGAACAGCAGCAACCCATGTGGTCAGATGGTCTGGGGTCAGAAAATCCATAGATCACGGGGTCAAGGGTCAAAACgagctggaagaagcaaaatagGACCAGGAACTACAAGCGCTGTTACCAGCCTCTGTCTGCTGCTGGAAGCACTGCTTAAggaggctgaagccagctggttctcatcagtgccttctcctctgagtccttgaaggctgatcagctgcaggtggagtcactccaccttctcctccccttcaggctgctgttcagtaGGTGAAGCTGGCTCCTGACCCATGACACCATCCAGCCCTCGCACTGTGTTCCCAAAGTTGCTTAAGTGAGGTgctgagctttgggaaggaggtgtgagggctctaaCAGGGTCCTCCAGCCTCCTTCGCAAATTCTAGTTAGGCTTTTTTTTAGCTTTGGGAAGGTGGGAGGGGTGGCGCCTTGCTTAtccggctttgggaaggcagctcaAGGGTGGGCGGGCTGGCTGGCGGGTGGGTGGTCAAATTTCAGCCTcgctccctgcaatgcaacaaGGCAGTGTGGGGGCACAGGTTCTGTATCGAACTACTTTTTGTGACCCACTTGGTCTGCCCTGATCTTGACAGTGCACAGTCACATATTGACTCTAATATCTTACATCTTCTGGTGtagtcccttcccctcccccatacaCAGAGTTTCAGAAAGAAGAGTCCAGATCAGATTAAAAGTGACACTCCAAGCACAACCCTTTACCTTTCTATTCAGGAATCCCATTGCAGCCTCAGTCATTTGAAAtacgccccccctttttttaaaaagccaacacAGCTGTGAAAACCTGCAGCCTGGACTGGACTCTAATCACTTCTCTGCCAGGCAGTTTTCTTAGAGATATGAATAAAGCCTGTATCACCTTAGATAAAACATGAGCTGGTGTGGAGGTGCCAAAAGCAGGTTCCAGAATGTGAGGGGAAATCCCCTCAGGTTTGCCCTCCTTTTATAGTTCTCAAAATTTGTAAGTTGTCTGACAATTAAAGAAGTCACCAGCCTTTGATTTCAGATACAAACACCAGAGTTTCTGAAAACTACAAAAGGCCCTTGCTGATACTGTTACTACAATAACAGAATAATTTGCTGCAGAATACTTATTCACTTTGCCttccatgcaaaaataaaaaggagatagCATGTCCGATTCCCAGGCAGAGTCCATTTTTGGCACTGGTGCAGATTCAGGCCAATACAGAGATGGGACAGTATTAGAAATTTcaaaagaaatttatttatttataaacaaacCCCAATTACAAGAGATTGCATTGTGCCAACAGAGATGCACAATGTGTGTGGGTCCATAAAACTGTGCGTAATTTTTTTCAGCTTATTGCTAACAGAAGCTACAGTTGTGAAGATCTGGGACTGAAAGAGATTCCTGAGCAACTACCTAACATAACCCAAGTCCTTGATTTCAGCTTCAACTTCCTGTATTCCCTTCAACAATCAACACTCAGCAAGCTGAAAGATCTGGTGTATTTAGACTTAACAAGGTATGCAAGATCTTTTCGTGCAAATTGGGACTTTCACTCCAACTTTTCAAGCAAGTGGTACTTGTGGTTACAGCCAAGAAATCTATATAAGCCTCAAAGCTAGAAGTCTCATCTACCCAAACCTGCTCCCACAAGTCACTGCACTGtgaaacagggtggatttgatttaaatcacgatttaaatcactagtcagtaaggcttgatttaaatcatagttgatttaaatcataaagactaattcttgctggtataactttaatatgcaagtagatgaagatttttagaataacaacttttcatattagtttttttatccccagtttaataggttaatcattcatatttggacaactttactgttgtacttaggaaggagaaaaataatcattaccttaataataacaatttaaatagatttattcaactgaaacaataacatttcagcaaatgttatttgcttaaacaaacatccatgtttgttaactaatttggctaaacaaaaacaatatatatatatatattaagaaacttagactgtcagcccagcctacacatgaaaaacttaaatactgtgcactccaaacaatcagaaaaatattgtttcgtttctattcactgaacttcttgaaacttagcactgaaggggttgcttctgtattcataggtttgtagaacaataggattaaggtctttttctcaactctgttcatgttataacatttttgctgtgaagaagaggcatgtgatctctgttgagtcaaattcagttttgagaactgcaaaagtaaaccaagcacctgtgataatatcttgtaggcagagaaactgcccaataatcttacaaaaacctctggaagaggtgaatagattaatggaatttatttacccccaaaattaccctgtttctcatattttaagacatacccataaaataagccatagcaggatttttaagcattcaaggaatataagccataccccgaaaataagacatagtgataggcgcagcagcaatgccggccgcggcaggaagaggaggaaaaaaataagacatcccttgaaaataagccatagtgtgtatttttgagaaaaaaataaatataagacatgtcttataatatgagaaacacggtaaacatatacaaccttatactacaaaattaaaaaactaatctttatttcatgatggaataacctttggatggtaatatgttttcctcgaaaagcattttattaaaaaaaatccaatttaaatcaaaaaaatcgatttaaatcaaaaaaatccgatttaaatcaaaaaaatccgatttttttgatttttttaaaaaaaccattgatttttatccaccctgctgtgAAATCAGTACTTGTTAGAAAACGTTGTAGTTTTGGTAAACTGACGCCAGCCTTTAGACAGTCACAACCTGTGCAGTGCTATTACCTAACGCTATGCTATGTGCAGCCTAGAACTGACACCTAAAACTGCTGCctcaagtcctataatgctatgcAAAATCACCTGAAAGGCAAAACCAAACCCTACCAAGGCACACATATTGCTAGACCAGAAATTCATAGAACTTGCTTCGTTACCCTGCAGTAGAGTCTTGAAAGAAGTCCTAGATGACAAATTCTGGGTGCATTTTTTGTTTCTTGACATCTATATAAACTGACTGACCTATCTTGCAAGGAAAGAGGAAACAGGATAAACCACAATATGGCCAGGGAggattaagcccccccccctacacaggCACTAATGGCTCATGATTGAACAAACAGCAAAGATACAAAACTTACTGCCCTGCACCTGCACTCAGAATTCTGTTTTTCATACAAATTGTGCTGCCAAAACCAAATGAATAGAGGCAAGGAGAACAAACGTCTCAATTTCAGAGAATAGCTGAGGAGTGTGAAAAGCTGCTCTTCAACAAAATTGCAAAAACAAATGCTTTGTTATATGACTGAAGGAACTTACAAGGATTTATGCAAGCGGGTGCATTGGAATGTTCCTGGAACATTGTAGCCTGGAACATGGCTACAAAAAGGTACAGTGGTTCATGCTCAGCCTGAAATGAGCAGATATCCACATTGATTAAAAACAGACACACAACTTGGGTACCCATCCACACACATCTGTTCAATGGAATTTCCCCTTCACACCCTCgtcaatctgctccagagggtttgggaacccctagaacagatttagggcaCACATggggcagagaaggagaaaattATTTCATTGTGCAAAGATAAATTATTGTGCTGACTGAATGAGAGACAAAGAATTGCAGTGCCTATTTAGGTTGGTGCAAAATATGTTCCCATTTACAGCTGTGCCAGTTGTATTGTTCTCATCTCATTAAACATGTAAGCAAAAGCAGGAAATCCATTTTTATTGTTTCCGTAGATGTATCTTAATAAGATAAGCATATACAGTTGCAGCGTTTGAATGCTAgacttgtgtgtgttttgttttttaaggtgtCAAATTAACTGGGTATATGAGGATGTCTTCAGAAACAACGCTCACCTGGAGACCATCATCTTGACTGGAAACAATCTTCTGTTTCTGGCAGAGCGAGCATTCGCTGGACCTCACTCTCTGAGACACCTTGACCTAACCCAAACAGGACTCAGTAGTTTATCATTCATCCCAATGCAGGACCTGGGTAACTTGGAGACACTGATACTAAAAGACAACTACATCCAATCACTAGAGCTCCCATCACATTTTCCAACTAGGAACCTCAAATATTTGGATTTTCAGATGAACATAATACAAAGAATATCAGCTGAAGACATAAGGGTATTAAAACGAGTCAGGAATCTGACTCTCATTCTTGCAGACAACGATATTATGCACGTTGAGACCAGGGCTTTCAGGTCCATTTTTTTCTATACTTTGGATTTTGGTCGTGTTAATGTTTCGGTGATCCTGGAAGGGCTGCAGGGTACCAGTACTGTTGCTCTTCGACTTGGGAATTATTTGGATAGAGATGCCCTTCCCATAACTCCCACCATGTTGCAGGGCATCTGCAACATCTCTGTTGACTACCTCTATCTGCCATATCACCGTTTCCTATACTACTCAGCGGACACATTCCAGTGTTTGGCCAAACTCCAAAAGTTGGACATAGCCCACACACAGATCGACCAACTACCCACTGGCCTGGTTCAGTTGAATTTCCTGAGGGAACTCAATCTTGACAAGAACAAATTTGAGCACCTTTGCAATATCAGGGCTTCTGCTTTCCCCAACCTCACCCATATTTCTCTCAGGGGGAATCTGAAAGGCTTGGATTTGGGATCTGGGTGCCTAGGGTCTTTGTCGAAACTGCAGCACCTTGACTTGAGCAGCTGTCACATAGAAAGCGCCAACTGCTGCAGCAAGCCGCTCCGTGGCCTGAGCAGCTTGCAACACCTCAACCTGAGCTACAATAGCAAGCTCAGGTTCCACAACGCGGCGTTTAATGAAAGCGTTAACCTTAAGGTTCTGGACCTCACTTCC
This region of Zootoca vivipara chromosome 11, rZooViv1.1, whole genome shotgun sequence genomic DNA includes:
- the CD180 gene encoding CD180 antigen — protein: MAWCTFCWVLMGLLDVSCEVTKPADMMCTELIANRSYSCEDLGLKEIPEQLPNITQVLDFSFNFLYSLQQSTLSKLKDLVYLDLTRCQINWVYEDVFRNNAHLETIILTGNNLLFLAERAFAGPHSLRHLDLTQTGLSSLSFIPMQDLGNLETLILKDNYIQSLELPSHFPTRNLKYLDFQMNIIQRISAEDIRVLKRVRNLTLILADNDIMHVETRAFRSIFFYTLDFGRVNVSVILEGLQGTSTVALRLGNYLDRDALPITPTMLQGICNISVDYLYLPYHRFLYYSADTFQCLAKLQKLDIAHTQIDQLPTGLVQLNFLRELNLDKNKFEHLCNIRASAFPNLTHISLRGNLKGLDLGSGCLGSLSKLQHLDLSSCHIESANCCSKPLRGLSSLQHLNLSYNSKLRFHNAAFNESVNLKVLDLTSTQILINASQAPFYNLHFLQILNLSYSKIDLNIPHILQGLENLIVLKLNGNNFESKTILEDNLFQQAPNLEVLTLSSCKLSAIQTKAFSSLKKLKHMDLSHNNLIAFNSDAFSSLRNIYLNFANNRIHIIPRGMLANLSGQSVINLSYNPLECTCSNIGLLTWYKQNIDKIEDSEETMCSEPKSLAGSKLLSINLSCGFSTAQVVLIAFVTIAVIVVTFILIIRFLRRNYQQL